In one Streptomyces sp. T12 genomic region, the following are encoded:
- a CDS encoding DUF192 domain-containing protein, which produces MGRRWRDGRGTLVVHGERGDVSVPLELASSYRARTKGLLGRDVVDGAMLLTPASGVHTFRMRIPIDVAYLDRKLNVIAVRTMRPGRLGLPRLRSRHVLEAEAGAMAGWGLRVGVRVSVGAG; this is translated from the coding sequence ATGGGACGACGGTGGCGTGATGGGCGGGGAACGTTGGTCGTTCACGGGGAGCGGGGTGACGTTTCGGTCCCCCTGGAGCTCGCGTCGTCGTATCGGGCCCGTACGAAGGGGCTCCTGGGGCGTGACGTCGTCGACGGGGCGATGCTGCTGACGCCCGCCAGTGGCGTGCACACCTTCCGTATGCGCATCCCCATCGACGTCGCGTACCTCGACCGCAAGCTGAACGTCATCGCCGTACGCACCATGAGGCCGGGGCGCTTGGGTCTGCCCCGGCTGCGTTCGCGGCATGTGCTGGAGGCCGAGGCCGGGGCGATGGCGGGGTGGGGGCTGCGGGTCGGGGTGCGGGTGTCGGTCGGGGCCGGGTGA
- a CDS encoding LLM class flavin-dependent oxidoreductase: MTGLGAIFRPQLAPERLRSVARLADETGLEELWLWEDCFREGGISTAAAALAWTERVRVGIGLLPVPLRNVAITAMEAASLHRMFPGRPILALGHGVQDWMGQVGARVESPVTLLREHLDVLRALLRGERVTVEGRYVKLDDVALDWPPAEPVPVIAGVTGPRSLRLAGEAADGTLLTASTSPEGVRRARQLIDEGQESAGRTQDASHQVVVYLLTATGPDGPARLKAELEAEGLGSVPDLGVAGDAGAVAKAVQRLADAGADTVVLQPTGDEPDPEGFVRFVAEEVRPLVP, encoded by the coding sequence ATGACCGGACTCGGTGCAATCTTCCGCCCCCAACTCGCCCCCGAACGACTCCGATCCGTCGCTCGCCTCGCCGACGAGACGGGCCTCGAAGAGCTCTGGCTCTGGGAGGACTGTTTCCGGGAGGGAGGGATCTCCACGGCCGCCGCCGCACTCGCGTGGACCGAGCGCGTGCGGGTCGGCATCGGACTCCTCCCCGTCCCGTTGCGGAACGTCGCCATCACCGCCATGGAGGCCGCCTCCCTCCACCGCATGTTCCCGGGCCGTCCGATCCTCGCCCTCGGGCACGGTGTGCAGGACTGGATGGGGCAGGTCGGGGCTCGGGTCGAGTCGCCGGTGACCCTGTTGCGCGAGCATCTCGACGTGCTGCGGGCCCTGTTGCGTGGGGAGCGGGTCACCGTCGAGGGGCGGTACGTCAAGCTCGACGACGTCGCCCTCGACTGGCCGCCCGCCGAGCCGGTGCCCGTCATCGCCGGGGTCACCGGGCCGCGCTCGCTGCGGCTGGCCGGTGAGGCGGCCGACGGCACGTTGCTCACGGCCTCGACCTCGCCGGAGGGGGTACGGCGTGCGCGGCAACTCATCGACGAGGGGCAGGAGTCGGCGGGACGTACCCAGGACGCGTCGCACCAGGTCGTCGTCTACCTCCTGACCGCCACCGGGCCCGACGGGCCTGCCCGTCTCAAGGCCGAACTCGAAGCCGAGGGGCTCGGCTCCGTGCCGGACCTCGGTGTCGCCGGGGACGCCGGCGCCGTCGCGAAGGCCGTGCAGCGGCTCGCGGACGCCGGTGCCGACACCGTGGTGCTGCAGCCGACGGGGGACGAGCCCGACCCGGAGGGGTTCGTGCGGTTCGTGGCCGAGGAAGTACGGCCGTTGGTGCCGTAG
- a CDS encoding GNAT family N-acetyltransferase — MREELSDSEYADVRIRDVRDADLEAFLAYEHDPEAVRRSRFTPRPRDAFLKHWRTRVLGDETGLVQTVTVGDDVAGSVVSWWDGDRRFLGYWLGRPYWGRGIGTKALALFLELEQTRPLYADPFHGNTASVRLLERHGFQREGTIHHGDDEHVLLVLSAPEK; from the coding sequence ATGCGCGAAGAACTGAGCGACAGCGAGTACGCAGACGTACGGATCCGAGACGTGCGGGACGCCGACCTCGAGGCATTCCTCGCCTACGAGCACGACCCGGAGGCCGTCCGGCGGTCGAGATTCACGCCTCGGCCGCGCGACGCCTTCCTGAAGCACTGGAGGACGAGGGTGCTCGGGGACGAGACCGGCCTCGTGCAGACGGTCACGGTGGGGGACGACGTGGCCGGAAGCGTCGTCTCGTGGTGGGACGGCGACCGCCGCTTCCTCGGCTACTGGCTCGGGCGGCCGTACTGGGGGCGGGGCATCGGTACCAAGGCTCTCGCCCTCTTCCTCGAACTCGAGCAGACGCGTCCGCTGTACGCCGACCCCTTCCACGGCAACACCGCGTCCGTACGGCTCCTCGAACGCCACGGGTTCCAGCGCGAGGGCACCATCCACCACGGCGACGACGAACACGTGCTGCTCGTGCTGTCCGCCCCGGAAAAATGA
- a CDS encoding class I SAM-dependent methyltransferase, with protein sequence MTRTFEDLVAEGAAVPTEGWDFSWFEGRATEARPSWGYASSLAERFSLCTAALDIQTGGGEVLDFALRRAAPKAPTLTVATEGWPPNIAKATALLRPHGVAVVASPEDAPLPFADGAFDLVSSRHPVSPHWAEIARVLQPDGSYFAQHVGPRSVFELVEYFLGPLPEEQSSARHPDRERADAEAAGLEIVELRAERLRMEFYDIAAVVHFLRKVVWMVPGFTAEAYRPRLRALHEQIRTDGPFVAHSTRHLVEARKPDA encoded by the coding sequence ATGACCCGTACCTTCGAAGACCTCGTCGCCGAAGGCGCCGCCGTCCCCACCGAGGGCTGGGACTTCTCGTGGTTCGAGGGGCGGGCCACCGAGGCGCGGCCGTCCTGGGGATACGCCTCGTCCCTCGCCGAGCGGTTCTCCCTCTGCACCGCCGCCCTCGACATCCAGACCGGCGGCGGAGAGGTCCTCGACTTCGCCCTCCGCCGCGCCGCCCCCAAGGCACCTACCCTCACCGTCGCCACCGAGGGCTGGCCGCCGAACATCGCCAAGGCCACCGCCCTCCTGCGCCCGCACGGCGTCGCCGTCGTCGCCTCGCCCGAGGACGCCCCGCTGCCCTTCGCCGACGGCGCCTTCGACCTCGTCAGCAGCCGGCACCCGGTCAGCCCGCACTGGGCCGAGATCGCCCGCGTCCTCCAGCCCGACGGCAGCTATTTCGCCCAGCACGTCGGGCCCCGCAGCGTCTTCGAACTCGTCGAGTACTTCCTCGGCCCCCTCCCGGAGGAGCAGAGCAGCGCCCGCCACCCGGACCGTGAGCGCGCCGACGCCGAGGCGGCCGGGCTGGAGATCGTCGAGCTGCGGGCCGAGCGGCTGCGCATGGAGTTCTACGACATCGCGGCCGTCGTCCATTTCCTGCGCAAGGTGGTGTGGATGGTCCCCGGCTTCACCGCCGAGGCGTACCGACCCCGACTCCGCGCCCTGCACGAGCAGATCCGGACCGACGGCCCCTTCGTCGCGCACAGCACCCGTCACCTCGTCGAGGCCCGCAAGCCCGACGCCTGA
- a CDS encoding winged helix DNA-binding domain-containing protein, whose translation MAVTVTWDQASARRLERQFLARPAERGTPVGEVVGAMLGAHAQVLSAAEVSVGVRAAGVTRADVRAALWEDRSLVKTFGPRGTVHLLPAAELPLWCGALTATPTGRSPLPPDVRVTEEQAEQIVAAIGDALGGVCLTVEELGEAVVARTGSWAGDLVMPAFQDLWPRWRQVLHRAGHSGALCFGPNRGRKVTYTRPPEFDPGPVPGKAALRELVRRYLRAYGPATPLHFAKWLAATAGWAAALFTELAEAGEVEEVAFEGAAAWVAAGDTGFPVGRVPGVRLLPYFDAYAIAAQPRESLFPGEAYRRALAGGQAGNYPVLLVDGVVAGVWHQRRQGRRTTATVELIGRRRLTARQERELGEQVERVGEVLEAKAELVVGEVTVGPHA comes from the coding sequence ATGGCTGTCACTGTCACGTGGGACCAAGCGAGCGCGCGGCGGCTGGAGCGCCAGTTCCTGGCCCGTCCCGCCGAGCGCGGCACACCGGTCGGCGAAGTGGTCGGGGCGATGCTGGGGGCGCATGCGCAGGTGCTGTCCGCGGCCGAGGTGTCGGTGGGGGTGCGGGCCGCCGGGGTGACGCGGGCGGACGTACGGGCCGCGCTCTGGGAGGACCGCTCACTGGTGAAGACGTTCGGCCCGCGCGGAACCGTGCATCTGCTCCCCGCCGCCGAGCTGCCGCTGTGGTGCGGTGCGCTGACCGCGACTCCGACGGGCCGGAGCCCGCTACCGCCGGATGTCCGGGTGACGGAGGAACAGGCGGAGCAGATCGTGGCGGCGATCGGGGATGCCCTCGGCGGGGTGTGTCTGACCGTGGAGGAACTGGGCGAGGCGGTGGTCGCCCGCACCGGCTCCTGGGCCGGTGACCTGGTGATGCCCGCCTTCCAGGACCTCTGGCCGCGCTGGCGGCAGGTGCTGCACCGGGCCGGCCACTCGGGCGCGCTGTGCTTCGGCCCGAACCGGGGGCGGAAGGTGACGTACACGCGGCCGCCGGAGTTCGATCCGGGACCGGTGCCGGGGAAGGCGGCGCTGCGGGAGCTCGTACGCCGGTATCTGCGCGCGTACGGCCCGGCGACGCCCCTGCACTTCGCCAAGTGGCTGGCGGCGACCGCGGGTTGGGCGGCCGCCCTGTTCACGGAGCTGGCGGAGGCCGGGGAGGTCGAGGAGGTCGCCTTCGAGGGGGCGGCGGCCTGGGTGGCGGCAGGTGACACGGGGTTCCCGGTCGGGCGGGTGCCTGGCGTGCGGTTGCTGCCGTACTTCGACGCCTACGCCATCGCCGCGCAGCCACGGGAGTCGCTGTTCCCCGGGGAGGCGTACCGGCGGGCGCTCGCGGGCGGCCAGGCGGGGAACTATCCGGTGCTGTTGGTGGACGGAGTGGTGGCCGGGGTCTGGCACCAGCGGCGCCAGGGCCGTCGTACGACGGCGACGGTGGAGCTGATCGGGCGACGACGCCTGACGGCGCGGCAGGAGCGGGAGTTGGGCGAGCAGGTGGAGCGGGTGGGGGAAGTGCTGGAGGCGAAGGCCGAGTTGGTGGTCGGGGAGGTGACGGTCGGCCCGCATGCGTGA
- a CDS encoding isoprenyl transferase yields the protein MNLRDKLRGLLVRLYARRVEGHLDHAQVPKHIGVIMDGNRRWAKAAGSTTVHGHRAGAEKIEEFLGWCSETDVEVVTLWLLSTDNFDRPQDELVPLLGIIEDVVRTLAADGRWRVHHVGTPDLLPSGMQTTLKEAEEATAHVDGILVNVAIGYGGRQEIADAVRSMIVDAHDKGTSMEDLAESVSVDLIGSHLYTGDQPDPDLVIRTSGEQRLSGFMLWQTAHSEYYFCEVFWPAFRKVDFLRALRDYAARHRRYGG from the coding sequence GTGAACCTGCGCGACAAGCTGCGCGGCCTGCTGGTCAGGCTGTACGCACGCCGGGTGGAAGGTCACCTGGACCACGCTCAGGTGCCCAAGCACATCGGCGTGATCATGGACGGCAACCGGCGCTGGGCGAAGGCCGCGGGTTCCACCACCGTGCACGGTCACCGGGCCGGTGCCGAGAAGATCGAGGAATTCCTCGGCTGGTGCTCCGAGACGGACGTCGAGGTCGTCACCCTCTGGCTGCTGTCGACCGACAACTTCGACCGGCCCCAGGACGAGCTCGTCCCACTCCTCGGCATCATCGAGGACGTCGTCCGCACCCTCGCCGCCGACGGTCGCTGGCGGGTGCACCACGTCGGCACGCCGGACCTGCTGCCGTCCGGGATGCAGACCACCCTCAAGGAGGCCGAGGAGGCCACCGCGCACGTCGACGGGATACTGGTCAACGTCGCCATCGGCTACGGCGGACGCCAGGAGATCGCCGACGCCGTGCGCTCGATGATCGTCGACGCCCACGACAAGGGCACCTCGATGGAGGACCTCGCCGAGTCCGTCAGCGTCGACCTGATCGGCAGCCACCTCTACACCGGCGACCAGCCCGACCCGGACCTCGTGATCCGTACCAGCGGCGAGCAGCGGCTGTCCGGATTCATGCTCTGGCAGACCGCCCACTCCGAGTACTACTTCTGCGAGGTCTTCTGGCCGGCCTTCCGCAAGGTCGACTTCCTGCGCGCCCTGCGCGACTACGCGGCCCGGCACC